A window of Jannaschia sp. M317 contains these coding sequences:
- the phnE gene encoding phosphonate ABC transporter, permease protein PhnE yields the protein MTDITRPRSDLTRFERPSSIGFLGYVLGLFIIFWCLAGAGFSIEKVANSPARFADFASRAFPPNLEPQVLARLGWKMIETLQIAVAGAVIGVILSVPVALLAAKGLIAGPWVNQITRTALSFVRAVPDIAWALVFVVAVGLGPFAGMLAIVIDTIGFCGRFFADDMEATDKGPAECLTATGARRIDVVACATIPGSLPAFISTSLFALEKAVRSSTILGLVGAGGIGIELKVGFDLFDYPTAMTVILMIAVVVIGIEQVSGWARTRIIGEQR from the coding sequence ATGACTGACATCACGCGGCCACGATCGGACCTGACGCGGTTTGAGCGGCCGTCATCCATCGGGTTCCTGGGCTATGTTCTGGGTCTTTTCATCATCTTCTGGTGCCTTGCCGGTGCCGGTTTCTCGATTGAAAAAGTGGCCAATTCCCCTGCCCGGTTTGCAGATTTCGCCAGCCGCGCGTTCCCGCCCAATCTGGAACCACAGGTGCTGGCGCGGCTTGGCTGGAAAATGATCGAAACGCTGCAAATCGCCGTCGCCGGGGCTGTGATCGGGGTGATCCTGTCGGTGCCTGTCGCGTTGTTGGCGGCAAAGGGCCTGATTGCCGGACCTTGGGTAAACCAGATCACGCGCACGGCGCTCAGCTTTGTGCGCGCCGTGCCAGACATCGCATGGGCACTGGTATTCGTCGTGGCCGTGGGGCTTGGCCCCTTTGCGGGGATGCTGGCGATCGTGATCGACACCATCGGCTTTTGCGGGCGGTTCTTTGCAGACGACATGGAGGCCACCGACAAAGGCCCCGCCGAATGCCTGACGGCGACAGGCGCGCGCAGGATCGACGTGGTGGCATGTGCCACGATCCCCGGCAGCTTGCCCGCCTTTATCTCCACCTCGCTCTTTGCGCTGGAAAAGGCCGTGCGGTCCTCGACCATCCTTGGCCTTGTAGGAGCCGGAGGGATCGGGATCGAATTGAAGGTCGGCTTTGACCTGTTTGACTATCCCACGGCAATGACCGTGATCCTGATGATTGCGGTGGTGGTGATCGGCATCGAACAGGTCAGCGGCTGGGCACGCACCCGCATCATCGGAGAGCAGAGATGA
- a CDS encoding nitrile hydratase produces the protein MSDVKGPKGYHDVGGDQAGEIPMVELPWLHWEKQVEAIRGLLGDGTRRIVSLDEVRRGFESFGLEKYNTLSFYRRRLEAMTDILIEKGVVSQAELDTAVEAGKARWADLDKAR, from the coding sequence ATGAGCGACGTTAAAGGACCAAAAGGCTATCACGATGTCGGCGGGGATCAGGCCGGTGAAATTCCAATGGTCGAGCTGCCGTGGTTGCATTGGGAAAAACAGGTCGAAGCTATTCGTGGTCTGCTTGGGGATGGGACACGACGGATCGTTTCTCTTGATGAGGTACGCCGCGGTTTTGAGAGCTTTGGCCTGGAAAAATACAATACCCTTTCATTTTATCGCCGCCGGCTGGAGGCGATGACAGATATACTGATCGAGAAAGGCGTCGTCTCGCAGGCAGAGCTGGATACCGCAGTCGAGGCCGGCAAGGCACGTTGGGCAGATTTAGACAAAGCACGATGA
- a CDS encoding amidase: MDDTVNAFTDMFTLQGEAAGPLQGVSFAAKDIFDVADYVAGCGNPEWKRTHPVADKHAPVISKLLDAGVRFVGKTHTDELAYSLMGVNAHYGTPLNTADPRRVPGGSSSGSAAAVAAGLVDIGLGSDTGGSVRLPASFCGIWGIRTTFGQIALDGTMPFTHSFDTVGWFARSAAMMDRVAQSLHCPDGPLPTQLLLPVDVWARAGADAIAAVAPRLAQLEALMGPATPILLPEQGLEDWRETFRICQAFEVWDVHKNWVSSQTPNFGAGIRERFQAASQIDRATFQAADAKRVAVQSRIREIVTPDVVLVLPTGPGPAPFRATPENDLNGFRTRALEMLCVAGLSGLPQLSMPAGFVDDGPVGLSLVGAKDRDRQLISIGMALEDGQKS; this comes from the coding sequence ATGGATGATACGGTAAATGCTTTTACGGATATGTTTACGCTGCAGGGGGAAGCAGCGGGGCCTCTTCAAGGTGTGTCATTTGCGGCAAAGGACATTTTTGATGTTGCGGACTACGTGGCAGGCTGCGGCAATCCTGAATGGAAACGAACCCATCCGGTTGCAGACAAACATGCCCCGGTAATTAGCAAGTTGCTTGACGCTGGGGTCCGGTTTGTTGGCAAGACCCACACGGACGAGCTCGCCTATAGTCTGATGGGTGTGAATGCGCATTACGGGACCCCGCTAAATACAGCAGATCCCCGTCGCGTTCCTGGCGGATCTTCATCAGGATCTGCTGCTGCGGTGGCCGCGGGTCTGGTGGATATCGGATTGGGCAGTGATACCGGCGGATCGGTTCGCCTACCGGCATCGTTCTGCGGAATTTGGGGTATTCGCACGACCTTCGGCCAAATCGCGCTTGATGGCACAATGCCGTTCACCCATTCATTTGATACCGTGGGATGGTTCGCAAGGTCGGCCGCAATGATGGACCGGGTTGCCCAATCACTTCATTGTCCCGACGGCCCCTTGCCAACGCAGCTTTTACTGCCCGTGGACGTTTGGGCTCGCGCGGGGGCGGACGCAATTGCAGCGGTCGCACCCAGGTTGGCACAATTGGAGGCCTTGATGGGGCCTGCCACTCCGATCCTGCTGCCTGAGCAAGGATTGGAAGACTGGCGCGAAACTTTCCGAATTTGTCAGGCATTCGAAGTCTGGGACGTTCACAAAAACTGGGTCAGCAGCCAGACGCCAAATTTTGGTGCGGGTATTCGAGAGCGTTTTCAAGCGGCTTCCCAGATTGATCGCGCAACATTTCAAGCCGCAGATGCGAAAAGGGTCGCCGTTCAATCCCGTATTCGCGAGATTGTTACGCCTGACGTCGTTCTCGTGCTCCCGACCGGACCTGGCCCCGCACCCTTTCGTGCAACACCTGAAAACGACCTGAATGGGTTCAGGACGCGCGCCTTGGAAATGCTTTGTGTCGCGGGACTAAGCGGCCTGCCACAGCTGTCGATGCCCGCAGGTTTTGTCGACGACGGCCCCGTCGGACTAAGCTTGGTCGGGGCGAAAGATCGGGATCGGCAACTTATTTCGATCGGCATGGCGCTGGAGGATGGACAGAAATCGTAA
- a CDS encoding nitrile hydratase subunit alpha gives MPHDHDHGEHEAIVIEDEAGNIEAQIVVDALQEVLIGKGLLTAHEVTAAIAKLESPGIHLGAKVIAKAWIDPAYKDRLLKDGRAAVQELDIPVTEARIIVVENTPDLHNLITCTLCSCYPRSILGQPPSWYISKAYRARSVREPRRVLAEFGLHLADDIQLVVHDSNADMRYLVLPQPPADADQQTPSDLEALISRDHLIGVARDV, from the coding sequence ATGCCCCATGATCATGACCACGGCGAACATGAAGCCATCGTGATCGAGGATGAAGCGGGAAACATCGAGGCGCAGATCGTTGTTGATGCCTTGCAAGAGGTGCTGATTGGCAAGGGTCTGCTGACTGCGCACGAGGTCACCGCTGCAATCGCGAAACTGGAAAGCCCTGGCATTCATCTTGGGGCCAAGGTCATTGCAAAAGCGTGGATTGACCCCGCGTATAAGGATCGTCTTTTAAAAGACGGTCGGGCGGCCGTGCAGGAACTGGACATTCCGGTGACCGAGGCACGGATAATTGTGGTGGAGAACACGCCGGACCTGCACAATCTGATCACCTGCACGCTGTGTTCTTGCTACCCCAGATCCATTCTTGGGCAACCGCCATCATGGTACATTTCAAAGGCATATCGTGCGCGATCCGTGCGTGAACCTCGTCGTGTCCTGGCCGAATTCGGGCTGCACCTTGCTGACGATATCCAACTGGTCGTGCACGACAGCAACGCCGATATGCGCTATCTCGTCCTGCCTCAGCCCCCGGCAGACGCCGACCAGCAAACGCCCTCGGACCTCGAAGCTCTGATTTCGCGGGATCATCTGATTGGCGTGGCCAGAGACGTCTGA
- a CDS encoding alpha-D-ribose 1-methylphosphonate 5-triphosphate diphosphatase: MNSPFPTSSLAKACDVDMSADLCLANAQLVLPDQVITGSVTIENGVISDLAEGDHVPSGALDCAGDLILPGLVELHTDNVERHIEPRPEVDWPHLPALIAHDAELASTGITTVFDALRVGSIHSGKARYSDYARKLANELLAARAAGFFKISHFLHLRAEICSETLLEELAAFGPQDRVGIVSLMDHTPGQRQFRDLTALKTYVAKKRGLNDAEFADHVENLIDLQKRFGAAHEVGSVKEAVRLGAVLASHDDTTADHVETSAANGVGFAEFPTTVEAAEACRAHGIAVMMGAPNLIRGGSHSGNVAAHDLAKANLLDIVSSDYVPSALLLSAFRLADIWNDLPRAIATVTRNPAEAVRLRDRGALRTGLRGDVLRVRKIDQTPLLRGVWSQGNKVG, encoded by the coding sequence ATGAATTCCCCTTTTCCCACGTCGTCTTTGGCAAAGGCTTGTGACGTCGATATGTCAGCAGATCTGTGTCTCGCCAATGCGCAGCTGGTGTTGCCCGATCAGGTCATCACCGGTTCGGTCACGATCGAAAATGGCGTCATCTCAGACCTGGCTGAGGGCGATCACGTGCCGAGCGGGGCGCTGGATTGCGCCGGGGATCTGATCCTGCCCGGTCTGGTGGAGCTTCATACCGACAACGTCGAGCGCCATATCGAGCCCCGACCAGAGGTGGATTGGCCCCATCTGCCTGCGCTGATCGCCCATGACGCCGAACTGGCCTCGACGGGTATCACAACCGTCTTTGACGCCTTGCGCGTCGGATCCATCCACAGCGGCAAGGCACGCTACAGCGATTATGCCCGCAAACTGGCCAACGAACTTCTGGCTGCGCGGGCTGCGGGCTTTTTCAAGATCAGCCACTTCCTGCACCTTCGGGCCGAGATTTGTTCCGAGACGTTGCTGGAGGAATTGGCAGCCTTTGGTCCGCAAGACCGGGTCGGCATCGTCAGCCTGATGGACCACACGCCGGGCCAACGCCAGTTCCGGGATCTGACCGCGCTGAAAACTTATGTCGCGAAAAAGCGCGGCCTGAATGACGCAGAGTTTGCCGACCATGTGGAAAACCTGATCGACCTGCAGAAACGCTTTGGCGCCGCGCACGAAGTTGGGTCCGTCAAGGAGGCTGTGCGCCTTGGCGCGGTGCTTGCCAGCCACGATGACACGACAGCGGACCACGTCGAAACCTCGGCCGCAAACGGCGTGGGCTTCGCCGAGTTTCCGACAACGGTTGAGGCGGCAGAAGCCTGCCGCGCCCATGGGATCGCCGTGATGATGGGTGCACCGAACCTGATCCGGGGCGGATCGCATTCCGGAAACGTCGCGGCCCACGACCTTGCCAAGGCCAATCTTCTTGACATCGTCTCGTCGGACTATGTGCCGTCGGCGCTGCTTTTGTCGGCCTTCCGCCTTGCCGATATCTGGAATGACCTGCCCCGCGCCATTGCCACGGTGACCCGCAACCCAGCGGAAGCGGTACGGCTGCGCGATCGCGGTGCCTTGCGGACCGGCCTGCGCGGAGATGTTCTGCGGGTGCGCAAGATCGACCAGACCCCCCTGCTGCGCGGTGTCTGGAGCCAGGGGAACAAAGTCGGCTGA
- a CDS encoding PhnD/SsuA/transferrin family substrate-binding protein — translation MKLKSLLVGVGLAAVSAFGAAAENWKLAVTDVEGMERLQLEWGPFKDALEAATGDTFEFYAVNSRTAAAEALRGETVDFVVSGPAEYVVINKLTNAAPLIGLGRPDYHCAIIVLADSGINLPADLVGKKVAFGDIGSTSNMLCPMQTLADHGVDPVNDIEKTHTSRNIAFEALKNGDVAALGMNAGTFLGVRNGQTELPYGYFKMIARSGDLPNDMIMVGAHVPADAAMAVRDAILDNKAQIIAGITAHEENDKYVGMDLVAIEDSAYDYVRSMYTNAGYPQFDNFIGD, via the coding sequence ATGAAACTCAAATCTCTTTTGGTGGGCGTCGGCCTGGCCGCTGTTTCTGCTTTTGGGGCTGCGGCCGAAAACTGGAAACTCGCCGTCACGGACGTCGAAGGCATGGAGCGTCTGCAGCTGGAGTGGGGTCCGTTCAAGGACGCACTCGAGGCGGCCACGGGCGACACGTTTGAATTCTACGCGGTGAATTCGCGCACGGCTGCGGCCGAGGCCCTGCGCGGCGAGACCGTGGACTTCGTGGTTTCCGGCCCGGCGGAATACGTGGTCATCAACAAGCTGACCAACGCCGCGCCGCTGATCGGCCTAGGCCGCCCTGACTATCATTGCGCCATAATCGTGCTGGCAGACAGCGGCATCAACCTGCCTGCTGATCTGGTCGGCAAGAAAGTCGCCTTTGGCGACATCGGCTCGACCTCCAACATGCTCTGCCCGATGCAGACCCTGGCCGACCATGGCGTCGACCCGGTCAACGACATCGAAAAGACCCACACCTCGCGCAACATCGCCTTTGAGGCGCTGAAGAACGGCGATGTCGCGGCACTTGGCATGAACGCGGGAACATTCCTCGGGGTTCGCAATGGCCAGACAGAGCTGCCCTATGGCTACTTCAAGATGATCGCGCGTTCGGGGGATCTGCCCAACGACATGATCATGGTCGGGGCCCATGTGCCAGCCGACGCGGCCATGGCAGTGCGTGACGCAATCCTTGATAACAAGGCGCAGATCATCGCGGGCATCACCGCCCACGAAGAGAACGACAAGTATGTCGGCATGGATCTCGTGGCGATCGAGGACAGCGCCTACGACTACGTGCGGTCCATGTATACGAACGCCGGATACCCTCAGTTCGACAATTTCATCGGTGACTGA
- a CDS encoding phosphonate ABC transporter ATP-binding protein, which translates to MTDLLQEYRAAPEVPSAQTGVAFAPVSPVDIEVRALAKRFGDTPIFSDVSFRLARGEATALVGANGTGKSTLLRCMMGLIPTSAGSVQLLGMQANASSKGELRRIRKQVGLVSQKPNLVPRLSVLTNVLHGLLGKHPGPRHWSHTLAPQSSRVAAMEALERVGLADFAQRRADRLSGGQSQRVAIARAIVGAPKVLFADEPCASLDPSAGEDVMELFFRLVRDDDVTVVFTSHNIDHALKYGDRVLGLAQGRIQLDATASSLSAADLRGLYD; encoded by the coding sequence GTGACTGATCTTTTGCAGGAATACCGGGCGGCACCTGAGGTGCCGTCTGCGCAAACCGGGGTGGCTTTCGCCCCGGTTTCGCCTGTTGATATCGAGGTGCGCGCGCTGGCCAAGCGGTTTGGCGACACACCGATCTTTTCTGATGTCAGCTTTCGCCTTGCGCGCGGAGAGGCCACAGCGCTTGTCGGTGCCAACGGAACAGGAAAATCGACCTTGCTGCGGTGCATGATGGGCCTGATCCCGACCTCTGCCGGCAGCGTGCAACTGTTGGGAATGCAGGCAAATGCATCCAGCAAGGGCGAGCTGCGCAGGATCCGCAAACAAGTCGGGCTTGTATCGCAAAAACCCAACCTGGTGCCCCGGCTTTCGGTCTTGACCAACGTCCTGCACGGCCTTCTGGGCAAACATCCCGGTCCGCGCCACTGGAGCCACACCCTCGCCCCGCAATCCTCTCGGGTTGCGGCCATGGAGGCGTTGGAACGGGTCGGCCTGGCGGATTTCGCACAAAGACGCGCAGACAGGTTGTCGGGCGGCCAATCGCAACGCGTCGCCATCGCGCGTGCCATCGTTGGTGCGCCAAAGGTCTTGTTTGCCGATGAGCCCTGCGCCTCGCTTGATCCAAGCGCGGGCGAAGACGTGATGGAGCTGTTCTTCCGTCTGGTGCGCGACGATGATGTCACCGTTGTCTTCACCTCGCACAACATCGACCACGCATTGAAATATGGCGACCGGGTTCTGGGTCTTGCGCAGGGGCGCATTCAACTGGACGCAACCGCCAGTTCGCTCAGCGCCGCCGACCTGAGAGGTCTCTATGACTGA
- a CDS encoding alpha-D-ribose 1-methylphosphonate 5-triphosphate diphosphatase codes for MITFEGAQVYLPNEIADTTVTVIDGQIAEIGGPARGDVIDARGLILAPALIDVHGDAFERQLMPRPGVFFPTETAVIDTDRQLATNGIATAYHAITLGWEPGLRDVTRGRDLMQAIRDLAPRLTVENRVQLRWETYAFEALDVIEWALKGALLPSVAFNDHTSMTMRAYDVPIQDRAFELSPDFSIASLDDARMKKRTASKAHRAGLSEADYIALLGRVWDRRGEVPDAIANVARMARDAGAPMLSHDDTRAETRAYFRSLGAKVAEFPMVMDAAKAARAGGDPIIFGAPNAARGGSHIGSLGAGDMVEAGLCDALASDYFYPAMLAAIAKLEAERRADRLALWRLVSTGPARAMNLQDRGEIAVGKRADLVLVNWPDTSVPSVQGTWVAGRCAYRGVPAG; via the coding sequence ATGATTACCTTTGAAGGGGCGCAGGTCTACCTGCCCAACGAGATTGCTGACACGACGGTCACGGTCATCGACGGCCAGATCGCCGAAATCGGCGGCCCGGCGCGTGGCGATGTGATCGACGCCCGCGGGCTGATATTGGCCCCTGCCCTGATCGATGTGCATGGCGATGCGTTTGAGCGACAATTGATGCCGCGCCCCGGCGTGTTCTTTCCCACTGAAACCGCCGTCATCGACACCGACCGTCAATTGGCAACCAACGGGATCGCAACCGCCTATCACGCCATCACCCTGGGGTGGGAGCCGGGCCTGCGCGATGTGACCCGCGGGCGCGATCTCATGCAGGCCATCCGCGATCTGGCACCCCGGCTGACGGTTGAAAATCGCGTGCAGCTTCGATGGGAAACCTACGCGTTCGAGGCCTTGGACGTCATTGAATGGGCCCTCAAGGGGGCTCTCTTGCCGTCGGTTGCCTTCAACGACCATACCTCCATGACCATGCGCGCCTATGATGTGCCAATCCAGGATCGTGCCTTTGAATTGTCGCCGGACTTTTCCATTGCGTCGCTGGATGATGCGAGAATGAAAAAGCGCACCGCGTCCAAGGCACATCGGGCGGGGCTGAGCGAGGCAGACTACATCGCGCTGCTGGGGCGCGTCTGGGATCGGCGCGGCGAGGTGCCGGATGCCATTGCAAACGTCGCGCGGATGGCGCGGGACGCCGGCGCGCCGATGCTGAGCCATGATGATACGAGGGCGGAAACCCGTGCCTATTTCCGCAGTCTTGGGGCGAAGGTCGCAGAGTTTCCGATGGTGATGGACGCGGCCAAGGCGGCCCGTGCGGGCGGGGATCCGATCATCTTCGGCGCGCCCAACGCCGCGCGCGGCGGCAGCCATATCGGCTCGCTCGGCGCGGGCGACATGGTAGAGGCGGGGCTGTGCGATGCGCTCGCTTCGGACTATTTCTATCCTGCGATGCTGGCCGCCATCGCCAAGCTAGAGGCAGAGCGTCGGGCGGATCGGCTGGCGCTTTGGCGGCTTGTCTCGACCGGCCCCGCGCGGGCGATGAACCTGCAGGATCGCGGCGAAATCGCAGTCGGCAAACGCGCCGATCTGGTCCTTGTGAACTGGCCTGACACCTCCGTGCCGTCCGTTCAGGGAACTTGGGTTGCGGGTCGTTGCGCCTATCGTGGTGTTCCTGCTGGATGA
- a CDS encoding MFS transporter produces the protein MRLPHLDRDYLPAVGLGITQIIGYGTLMYAYAVLLPEMAKDLGLTLSEVFAVLSLGLFFGGLASPVAGKLVDRFGGRWVMTLGSVVAGLALMGLSQAEGRAGLFAMILLAEGAGMFVLYNVAFASVARLDLGVPPQRLISVITLFGGVASTIFWPLTLALFDRFGWQVTWVILGLGALTICPPIHFFALRGPERNAAAPKPANTPDWPELTGRPRKQAMLWMVISFVFSGYLMGAVMTLWVTNVQDQGHTAAIAALAGAVIGPFKTVGRFFEMLVSRNMYPLNTYAISLGLMLSGFLALLTFGFTLPGLLLAAAFYGMGDGIKTIAGGTLPLALFGAKGYGARLGWISFVQMGINASAPFAFAWATQTYGGWWSFAVMAMCLCCAVATYRLIPDPRKSRQRPSGPAPA, from the coding sequence ATGAGGCTGCCGCACCTTGACCGAGATTACCTGCCTGCCGTCGGGTTGGGGATCACGCAGATCATAGGCTACGGCACCTTGATGTATGCCTATGCGGTGCTTTTGCCAGAAATGGCCAAGGATCTTGGCCTGACCCTGTCAGAGGTTTTCGCGGTCCTGTCCCTGGGCCTCTTCTTTGGTGGTCTGGCCTCTCCTGTCGCAGGAAAATTGGTGGACCGCTTCGGCGGCCGCTGGGTGATGACGTTGGGATCGGTCGTCGCCGGACTGGCCCTGATGGGGCTGAGCCAGGCCGAAGGGCGCGCCGGGCTTTTCGCAATGATCCTGCTGGCCGAAGGCGCGGGCATGTTTGTCCTCTACAACGTCGCCTTTGCAAGCGTCGCGCGTCTGGATCTGGGCGTGCCGCCACAGCGCCTGATTTCGGTGATCACGCTGTTCGGCGGCGTGGCTTCGACGATTTTCTGGCCGTTGACCCTGGCTCTGTTCGATCGGTTCGGGTGGCAGGTGACATGGGTCATCCTGGGCCTCGGCGCTCTGACCATCTGTCCGCCGATCCATTTTTTCGCCCTGCGTGGTCCTGAACGAAACGCCGCTGCGCCCAAACCGGCGAACACACCGGATTGGCCCGAATTGACCGGACGGCCGCGAAAGCAGGCGATGCTCTGGATGGTCATTTCCTTCGTCTTTTCGGGCTACTTGATGGGCGCTGTCATGACGCTTTGGGTGACCAACGTGCAGGACCAGGGCCATACGGCAGCCATCGCCGCCCTTGCGGGCGCAGTGATCGGTCCGTTCAAGACCGTGGGCCGGTTCTTTGAAATGCTGGTCAGCCGCAACATGTACCCGCTGAACACCTATGCAATCAGCCTCGGCCTGATGCTGTCGGGTTTCCTCGCCCTGTTGACCTTTGGATTTACCCTGCCCGGGCTTTTGCTGGCAGCCGCCTTTTACGGCATGGGAGACGGCATCAAGACGATCGCAGGCGGAACCCTGCCGCTGGCGCTGTTCGGGGCCAAGGGATACGGGGCGCGCCTGGGGTGGATTTCGTTTGTTCAGATGGGGATCAACGCTTCGGCGCCCTTTGCATTTGCCTGGGCGACACAGACCTATGGTGGTTGGTGGTCCTTTGCCGTGATGGCGATGTGCCTTTGCTGCGCAGTTGCGACCTACAGATTGATACCTGATCCAAGGAAATCTAGACAGCGGCCCTCGGGACCGGCACCTGCCTGA
- a CDS encoding SH3-like domain-containing protein produces MTRFRPGDPVQVLALGKSGHVRIPHYVRRQIGRVVEYCGTYLNPEDLAIGNTSGRAVDLYRVAFSQAQLWPDEDIPERDALIIEIYDHWLTEAKDAEHAP; encoded by the coding sequence ATGACACGATTTCGGCCCGGCGACCCCGTGCAGGTTCTGGCACTTGGCAAATCCGGCCATGTACGTATTCCGCATTACGTTCGCAGACAGATCGGTCGTGTCGTCGAATACTGCGGAACTTATCTGAACCCGGAAGACCTGGCGATTGGCAACACATCAGGACGAGCCGTTGATCTATATCGTGTCGCTTTTTCGCAGGCGCAGCTTTGGCCGGATGAGGATATCCCGGAACGCGATGCCCTCATCATTGAAATATACGACCACTGGCTGACCGAAGCAAAGGATGCCGAACATGCCCCATGA
- the hpxZ gene encoding oxalurate catabolism protein HpxZ — MDINIPTIITEVKHAFEQYETALVNNDIQTLDRLFWASEHVIRYGQTENLHGQDEILAFRQSRPSKGLSRSLRKTVITTFGRDFATANTEFVKPDQSRIGRQSHSWARLDEGWRIVAAHVSMMDE, encoded by the coding sequence ATGGACATAAATATCCCGACCATCATCACAGAGGTCAAGCATGCATTTGAGCAATATGAGACAGCACTGGTCAACAATGACATTCAGACCCTCGACCGTTTGTTTTGGGCGAGCGAGCACGTCATACGTTACGGTCAGACAGAAAACCTGCACGGCCAAGATGAGATTTTGGCATTCCGCCAATCGCGACCATCGAAGGGTCTGTCCCGTAGCTTGCGAAAAACGGTCATAACGACTTTCGGTCGTGACTTCGCAACAGCCAATACGGAATTTGTCAAACCTGATCAATCAAGAATTGGACGCCAAAGCCATAGCTGGGCTCGCCTCGACGAAGGGTGGCGTATTGTTGCCGCGCATGTCTCCATGATGGATGAATAG
- a CDS encoding gamma-glutamyltransferase family protein → MTAPHRAASLAGRDILVAGGTAIEAMVAAAATIAVVYPHMNGIGGDGFWIIKRRGEAPIGISACGTAAALATPSYYANRGFKDAIPTRGGLAALTVPGTISGWDKALSLVSDDRRIPLARLFEDAIGHAKRGIAVTGNQADCTADKLSSLRDVPGFKETYLIDGNAPRAGQKMVQRRLGETFESLAENGLRSFYDGALATRHADYLEQNKSPLRASDFENYHAQIVKPLALATSQGQLYNMIAPTQGVSSLMILGLFDRLGVTRGEGFDHVHGLVEATKQAFIRRNAELGDPDHMAASAQSWLETNQLDAMATKIDRTKALQWPYEPALGDTIWMGASDSEGTVVSFIQSVFWEFGSALTCPDTGVFFQNRGAGFSLLPGPNQIGPGRKPFHTLNPAMAVLEDGRIMAYGTMGGEGQPQTQSAIFTRYVQFGVDLQAAITAPRWLLGKTWGADTTSLKLENRFDPDLVSALERAGHDVEMLPDFSSLVGHAGAVVLHPDGLVETATDPRADGAALSF, encoded by the coding sequence ATGACGGCCCCGCATCGCGCAGCTTCTCTTGCGGGTCGCGATATCCTCGTTGCCGGGGGGACCGCAATCGAGGCGATGGTTGCCGCTGCAGCGACCATTGCGGTCGTGTATCCGCATATGAACGGGATCGGTGGGGACGGGTTTTGGATTATCAAGCGACGTGGAGAGGCACCGATTGGCATTTCCGCATGTGGCACAGCCGCTGCACTTGCGACACCTAGCTACTATGCGAACCGGGGATTCAAGGATGCTATTCCTACAAGGGGTGGCTTGGCCGCGCTGACAGTTCCTGGAACGATCAGTGGTTGGGACAAGGCCCTGTCGCTGGTTTCCGATGATCGGCGTATTCCGCTGGCCCGTTTGTTTGAAGATGCAATCGGACATGCGAAACGCGGTATCGCAGTGACCGGGAACCAGGCAGATTGCACGGCTGACAAGCTTTCTTCCTTGCGCGATGTTCCCGGTTTCAAAGAGACGTATCTGATTGATGGGAACGCGCCGCGCGCCGGTCAAAAAATGGTTCAGCGGCGCCTGGGCGAAACCTTTGAAAGTTTGGCCGAGAACGGGCTGCGTAGTTTTTATGATGGTGCTTTGGCCACAAGGCATGCGGACTATCTGGAACAGAACAAAAGCCCACTACGTGCATCGGACTTCGAAAACTATCATGCGCAAATTGTGAAACCTTTGGCGTTGGCCACGTCACAGGGTCAGCTTTACAATATGATTGCGCCGACGCAGGGCGTTTCATCTCTGATGATCCTGGGCCTGTTTGACCGGTTAGGTGTGACCAGAGGCGAAGGTTTCGATCATGTCCACGGACTTGTCGAAGCAACCAAACAGGCCTTCATCCGTCGAAATGCGGAACTTGGCGATCCTGATCATATGGCCGCTTCTGCGCAAAGTTGGTTAGAGACCAATCAATTGGACGCTATGGCGACCAAGATCGATAGAACAAAGGCGCTTCAATGGCCGTACGAGCCTGCTTTGGGCGATACGATCTGGATGGGCGCTTCGGATAGTGAAGGCACTGTGGTCAGCTTTATTCAAAGCGTGTTTTGGGAATTCGGATCCGCGCTGACCTGTCCTGATACGGGCGTCTTTTTTCAGAACAGAGGGGCAGGGTTTTCGCTGTTGCCGGGCCCTAACCAAATTGGCCCTGGTCGCAAACCCTTTCATACGCTCAATCCCGCGATGGCTGTTCTGGAGGATGGCCGTATCATGGCCTATGGCACAATGGGAGGTGAGGGCCAGCCGCAAACGCAGTCGGCAATTTTCACAAGATACGTCCAATTCGGTGTGGATCTTCAGGCCGCAATCACGGCACCGCGTTGGCTTTTGGGAAAAACTTGGGGTGCGGATACCACGTCGTTGAAGTTGGAAAACCGGTTCGACCCCGATCTTGTCAGCGCGCTGGAAAGAGCGGGACACGACGTGGAAATGTTGCCGGATTTCAGCAGCCTGGTCGGCCACGCTGGCGCGGTTGTCCTGCATCCCGATGGCTTGGTTGAAACGGCGACAGATCCGCGTGCCGATGGGGCCGCTTTGAGTTTCTAG